The following are from one region of the Hippocampus zosterae strain Florida chromosome 9, ASM2543408v3, whole genome shotgun sequence genome:
- the ece1 gene encoding endothelin-converting enzyme 1, whose protein sequence is MEALRDSLVHLTFQMSSYKRATLDEEDLVDSGGDDVYQSTHMQVTLRQGCGSSCWPERTQRERQLLFLVCVLSAGLFVSIITTAVFYRQTHPGVCLTEPCITVASAVMSALDRSVDPCHDFYSYACGGWMNNNPLPEGKSRWGSFSKLWERNMLVMKQLLENTTMKGLSQAEEKAQRYYQACMNETKIEELGAKPLQEVITQIGGWALTGPWDKDNFQEVLRAVSAKYRTSPFFTVFVSTDSKNSSTNIIQVDQSSLGLPSRDYYLNKTANEKYLTAYHNFLVDLGVLLGGSEETSRLLMGEILDFETTLANLTVPQEARRDEELIYHKMEAKDLKSLAPAVDWIPYLNEVFAPVSINESEPVVVYAKEYLQNVSDLITNTNKSLLNNYMIMKVVRKMVSILDQRFQDVEQRFLEVMYGTKKSCTPRWKLCVSDTDSGLGFALGAMFVKTTFAEDSKAIAVDMVSDIKRAFEDGLKYVSWMDDDTKKAAKEKADAIYDMVGYPEFIMNDTKLDKVFNDFEVVSDMYFQNVMQYFNFSARVTADQLRKAPNRNQWSMTPPTVNAYYNPTKNEIVLPAGILQMPFYNRHWPKALNFGGIGVVMGHELTHAFDDQGREFDKDGNLRSWWKNSSVEAFKKQTQCMVEQYGNYSINQETVNGRHTLGENIADNGGLKAAYEAYVNWIERNGEEATLPALGMTNHQLFFVGFAQVWCSVRTPESSHEGVITDPHSPSRFRVIGSVSNSHEFSKHFGCKVNTPMNPKHKCKLW, encoded by the exons GTGACTCTCCGGCAGGGCTGTGGCTCCTCATGCTGGCCTGAGAGAACACAGAGGGAGAGGCAGCTTCTGTTTCTCGTGTGTGTGCTGTCTGCAGGCCTATTCGTATCAATCATCACGACCGCCGTCTTCTACCGGCAGA CACATCCAGGCGTTTGCCTGACCGAGCCATGCATCACTGTGGCCAGCGCCGTCATGTCAGCCTTGGACCGCTCCGTGGACCCCTGCCATGATTTCTACAGCTATGCCTGCGGCGGCTGGATGAACAACAACCCCCTTCCCGAAGGCAAGTCCCGCTGGGGCTCTTTCAGCAAGCTGTGGGAGCGCAACATGCTTGTGATGAAGCAATTATTAG AGAACACGACGATGAAAGGTCTGAGTCAAGCAGAGGAGAAGGCCCAGCGTTACTATCAGGCCTGCATGAACGAGACAAAGATCGAGGAGTTGGGAGCGAAGCCATTGCAGGAAGTCATCACGCAG ATAGGAGGATGGGCCTTGACTGGACCCTGGGACAAAGACAATTTCCAGGAAGTCCTCCGTGCCGTGTCTGCAAAGTACCGCACTTCGCCATTTTTCACCGTGTTTGTCAGTACTGACTCCAAAAATTCCTCCACTAACATCATTCAG GTGGATCAGTCCAGCTTGGGACTACCTTCAAGGGATTACTACCTCAACAAAACAGCCAATGAAAAG TATCTGACGGCATACCACAACTTCCTGGTGGATTTAGGGGTCCTGCTGGGGGGCTCTGAGGAAACATCGCGGCTACTTATGGGGGAGATTTTGGACTTTGAAACGACCCTGGCCAACCTCACGGTACCCCAGGAGGCGAGACGGGATGAGGAGCTCATCTACCACAAGATGGAGGCCAAAGACCTGAAA AGTCTGGCTCCTGCAGTGGACTGGATCCCTTACCTCAACGAGGTGTTTGCGCCTGTGTCCATCAATGAGTCCGAGCCGGTGGTCGTGTATGCCAAAGAGTACCTCCAGAATGTGTCGGACCTCATAACAAACACCAATAAAAG CCTTCTCAACAACTACATGATCATGAAGGTTGTACGGAAGATGGTGTCCATCTTGGACCAAAGGTTCCAGGATGTAGAGCAGCGCTTCCTAGAGGTCATGTACGGAACTAAAAAG AGCTGCACTCCCCGCTGGAAGCTGTGTGTCAGCGACACAGATAGTGGCCTGGGCTTCGCTCTGGGTGCCATGTTCGTCAAGACCACCTTTGCCGAGGATAGCAAGGCCATC GCCGTGGACATGGTCAGTGACATTAAAAGGGCGTTTGAGGACGGCTTGAAGTACGTGAGCTGGATGGATGATGACACAAAAAAGGCGGCGAAGGAAAAG GCAGATGCAATATACGACATGGTGGGCTATCCGGAGTTCATCATGAATGACACCAAGCTGGACAAAGTGTTCAATGAT TTCGAGGTCGTATCAGATATGTATTTCCAGAATGTCATGCAGTACTTCAACTTCTCTGCCAGGGTGACAGCTGACCAGCTGAGAAAAGCTCCAAACAGAAACCA GTGGAGCATGACCCCTCCAACTGTGAATGCCTACTACAACCCCACCAAGAATGAGATTGTCTTGCCAGCGGGAATCCTCCAAATGCCGTTCTACAACCGCCACTGGCCCAA aGCTCTTAACTTTGGTGGAATTGGGGTCGTCATGGGGCATGAACTGACTCACGCTTTTGATGACCAAG GCAGAGAATTTGACAAAGATGGAAACCTGCGCTCCTGGTGGAAGAATTCCTCTGTGGAGGCCTTCAAGAAGCAGACGCAGTGCATGGTGGAGCAGTACGGCAACTACAGCATCAACCAGGAGACCGTGAATGGTCGCCACACGCTGGGAGAGAACATTGCAGACAACGGTGGACTCAAAGCTGCCTATGAG GCTTACGTGAACTGGATCGAAAGGAACGGTGAGGAGGCCACACTGCCAGCTCTGGGAATGACTAACCACCAGCTGTTCTTTGTGGGATTTGCACAG GTGTGGTGCTCCGTGAGGACGCCCGAGAGCTCACACGAGGGTGTCATCACCGACCCGCACAGCCCGTCCAGATTCCGAGTCATCGGGTCCGTCTCCAACTCGCACGAGTTCTCCAAACATTTTGGCTGCAAAGTAAATACGCCTATGAACCCCAAACACAAGTGCAAGCTTTGGTGA